The following are encoded in a window of Desulfopila inferna genomic DNA:
- a CDS encoding L-lactate permease, which produces MSTAIQALLAATPIIVAAVLLVGLHWPARRAMPVVYLTAAGIALFFWEMSFNRVLASTIQGMVVTAAVLWIIFGAIMLLNTLQNSGAISTIRAGFTNISPDRRVQALILAWLFGCFIEGASGFGTPAAIAAPLLVAIGFPALGAVMIGMMIQSTPVSFGAVGTPILIGVTNGLDHIALSRQLADGGSSWEIFLQLITSEVAIGHAIVGTLMPLMMVIMLTRFFGRNKSWKEGLAMTPFAIFTGLAFTIPYGLTGVFLGPEFPSLVGALVGMAIVVPAAKKGFLLPKTIWDFAPQEEWPKMWFGTITPKPPRADERKISLSLAWMPYLLVAIILVASRVSADFKALLLSFSFGLQNILGETGVSASIEPLYLPGGILLFVCLVTLFLHRMKLSQLASAAGDAGKTLIGAGFVLVFTIPMVRILINSGVNGADLVSMPVAMASFVAETFGSVYPLFAPTVGALGAFIAGSNTVSNMMLSQFQFEVANALTVSGAVMVALQAIGAAAGNMVAIHNVVAASATVGLLGQEGRTLRMTIIPTLYYILFTGVLGLLAIYVFGLTDPLVTL; this is translated from the coding sequence ATGTCAACAGCGATACAAGCCTTACTGGCAGCAACACCAATTATTGTGGCAGCTGTGCTGCTTGTCGGTCTTCACTGGCCGGCCAGACGGGCTATGCCGGTGGTTTATCTCACTGCGGCGGGAATTGCTCTTTTCTTCTGGGAAATGAGCTTCAATCGAGTTCTTGCTTCTACGATTCAGGGCATGGTTGTTACTGCCGCCGTCCTCTGGATTATTTTCGGAGCCATCATGCTGCTCAATACTCTACAAAATTCTGGCGCGATTTCCACGATTCGGGCAGGTTTTACCAATATCAGTCCAGACCGGCGTGTCCAGGCTCTCATTCTCGCCTGGCTATTCGGCTGTTTTATTGAAGGTGCGTCAGGTTTCGGAACTCCGGCGGCCATCGCCGCGCCACTGCTGGTCGCTATAGGGTTTCCGGCTCTAGGCGCGGTTATGATCGGTATGATGATCCAGTCGACACCGGTATCTTTTGGCGCCGTAGGAACTCCAATTCTCATTGGTGTTACAAACGGGCTTGATCACATAGCCCTCAGCCGGCAGCTTGCTGATGGAGGATCGAGCTGGGAAATATTTCTGCAACTCATCACCTCGGAGGTGGCAATCGGCCATGCCATTGTCGGTACCTTGATGCCCCTTATGATGGTGATTATGCTTACACGTTTTTTCGGCCGCAACAAAAGCTGGAAAGAGGGATTGGCGATGACACCTTTCGCTATTTTTACCGGTCTGGCCTTCACCATACCATACGGTCTTACCGGCGTTTTTCTGGGACCTGAATTTCCCTCCCTCGTCGGCGCCCTCGTCGGCATGGCCATTGTCGTACCGGCTGCCAAAAAAGGTTTTCTTTTGCCGAAAACCATCTGGGATTTTGCTCCTCAGGAAGAGTGGCCCAAGATGTGGTTCGGTACCATTACCCCCAAACCGCCACGTGCGGATGAGCGTAAAATATCCCTCTCCCTGGCCTGGATGCCATACCTGCTCGTTGCGATAATTCTGGTCGCCAGCCGGGTCTCTGCAGATTTTAAGGCATTGCTGTTGAGCTTTTCCTTCGGCCTGCAGAATATCCTTGGTGAAACAGGTGTCAGTGCCTCCATCGAACCGCTTTATCTGCCTGGCGGCATCCTGCTGTTTGTCTGCCTTGTAACTTTGTTTTTACACAGAATGAAGCTCTCGCAACTTGCTTCTGCTGCGGGAGATGCGGGCAAAACCCTTATCGGCGCTGGTTTTGTGCTGGTTTTCACTATTCCGATGGTGCGCATTCTGATTAATTCCGGAGTCAACGGCGCCGACCTGGTATCCATGCCTGTGGCGATGGCCAGCTTTGTTGCCGAAACCTTCGGTTCAGTTTACCCGCTGTTTGCCCCGACGGTGGGTGCTCTCGGCGCTTTTATCGCCGGTTCCAACACCGTCAGTAATATGATGTTGAGCCAGTTTCAGTTTGAAGTGGCAAACGCACTTACAGTTTCCGGGGCGGTCATGGTTGCGTTGCAGGCAATTGGTGCTGCGGCGGGAAATATGGTCGCTATTCATAATGTTGTCGCAGCCTCGGCGACAGTTGGTCTTCTCGGCCAGGAAGGCCGGACACTACGCATGACTATCATTCCTACCTTGTATTATATTTTATTTACAGGGGTTCTTGGTTTGCTGGCCATTTATGTGTTTGGTTTGACGGATCCCCTTGTTACTCTGTAA
- a CDS encoding helicase HerA domain-containing protein, translating into MEEKAAYEKMGLFYLGRQRAFDGSEGEAMPMLLKSKQLTTHGTIIGMTGSGKTGLGIALLEEAIMDDIPCLIIDPKGDMANLLLTFPELRAVDFAPWVDAEEAERKGMTVDQMAAEKAQLWRNGLLEWGQPADRIARLREKTTFTVYTPGSRAGTSVSILEGFAPPSEDVMLDGETLNSLVDSAVISLLSLVDIGNSSSGSREYVLLSAIFLFSWRAGKKLDMETIIGSIASPPFDKIGVFSLDTYYPQRERMKLAFALNGMLASPGFTSWLEGEPLDIGRMLRDEEGKPRTAIFSIAHLDDSKRMFFVTMLLGRLIDWMRRQQGASSLKTLLYMDEIFGFFPPSANPPSKKPMLLLLKQARAYGVGVVLATQNPVDLDYRGLSNIGTWWVGRLQTRQDQDRVLEGMASGSKGVDKALLRKILDNLQSRHFLLSSAHLEDPMLFQTRWVMSYLKGPLSGTDIGKLHEGYESKRPENMAVSPVPSHVDQSGETLGHSPVMSQKVLQLYHLHPVTTETYSFEAWLLARASVRFFNVKRNIDEVKMVNLKLFVDTNCHEPKWSRAEEFGYAAEELLSKPPYGARYCPVPQSIAAMKDERHLQKSLGDYLYRNEALDLYHAEGLGLESDPGESLSAFRMRISDLLVERREEERQALEEKYKKTEQRIEEQLIRAMEKVEKEKGDVTARKTDTLLSFGTAILGAFFGRKSLSISSMSRASTGIKNVGRLSRDKEDVKHAEEMVNRLREEIDQLAALLEKETAEIAERLKAENFPIETFAIKPRRRDIFDVNVSILWEMVL; encoded by the coding sequence ATGGAAGAAAAAGCCGCATATGAGAAAATGGGACTGTTTTATCTGGGACGGCAACGGGCTTTCGATGGAAGTGAGGGGGAAGCGATGCCTATGCTGTTAAAATCGAAACAGCTGACAACGCATGGCACCATCATCGGCATGACCGGCAGCGGCAAGACAGGCCTCGGGATCGCCCTTCTCGAGGAGGCCATAATGGATGACATCCCCTGCCTTATTATTGATCCCAAGGGAGATATGGCTAACCTTTTGCTTACCTTCCCGGAGCTTCGGGCAGTGGACTTCGCTCCCTGGGTAGATGCGGAGGAGGCGGAGAGAAAGGGAATGACCGTTGACCAGATGGCTGCAGAAAAGGCACAGCTGTGGCGTAACGGACTGTTGGAGTGGGGGCAGCCTGCAGACCGTATAGCCCGACTGCGGGAGAAAACCACCTTTACCGTGTATACACCGGGCAGCAGAGCGGGGACATCGGTGTCTATTCTGGAGGGGTTCGCGCCGCCTTCCGAAGACGTAATGCTCGATGGTGAAACGCTTAACAGTCTGGTCGATTCGGCCGTCATCTCCCTGTTGTCGCTGGTCGATATTGGCAATTCGTCGTCCGGCAGTCGTGAGTATGTGCTGCTGAGCGCTATCTTCCTCTTTTCGTGGAGAGCGGGCAAGAAGCTTGACATGGAGACGATTATCGGCAGTATCGCCAGTCCGCCTTTTGACAAGATCGGCGTTTTCTCGCTCGATACCTATTACCCTCAACGGGAGCGCATGAAACTGGCTTTTGCGCTTAATGGCATGCTGGCCAGCCCTGGTTTCACCTCATGGCTGGAAGGCGAACCGCTAGATATTGGCAGGATGCTTCGGGATGAAGAGGGAAAACCGCGCACGGCGATCTTTTCGATTGCCCACCTTGACGACTCCAAACGCATGTTTTTCGTCACCATGCTGCTGGGCAGGCTCATCGACTGGATGCGCCGACAGCAGGGGGCGTCCTCGCTGAAAACACTTCTGTACATGGATGAAATCTTTGGATTCTTTCCTCCGAGCGCTAATCCTCCTTCAAAAAAACCAATGCTGCTCCTGCTCAAGCAGGCGCGCGCCTATGGAGTCGGCGTGGTGCTTGCCACCCAGAATCCTGTGGATCTCGATTATAGGGGATTGTCCAACATCGGTACCTGGTGGGTGGGCAGACTGCAGACCAGACAGGACCAGGACAGGGTACTGGAGGGGATGGCTTCCGGCAGCAAAGGTGTTGACAAGGCCCTGCTGCGAAAGATTCTCGACAACCTGCAGAGCAGGCATTTCCTCCTCAGTTCCGCCCACCTTGAAGATCCCATGCTTTTTCAGACACGCTGGGTGATGTCCTATCTCAAAGGTCCGTTATCAGGCACCGATATCGGAAAACTCCACGAAGGATATGAGAGCAAACGGCCAGAGAACATGGCTGTCTCGCCCGTGCCAAGCCACGTCGATCAGTCCGGGGAGACTCTGGGGCATTCTCCGGTGATGTCCCAAAAGGTTCTGCAGCTTTACCATCTTCACCCTGTTACAACAGAAACCTACAGTTTTGAAGCATGGCTGCTGGCCAGGGCATCGGTCAGATTTTTTAATGTAAAGCGTAATATCGACGAAGTGAAAATGGTGAATCTCAAACTGTTCGTCGATACGAACTGTCACGAACCCAAGTGGTCTCGTGCCGAGGAATTCGGTTATGCAGCTGAGGAGTTGCTCAGCAAGCCTCCATATGGCGCACGCTACTGTCCTGTTCCGCAGAGTATTGCCGCAATGAAGGACGAACGGCACCTGCAGAAATCTCTTGGCGACTACCTTTACCGGAACGAGGCGTTGGATCTGTATCATGCCGAGGGGCTTGGACTGGAATCGGATCCAGGCGAATCCCTGTCGGCATTTCGGATGCGAATCAGCGATCTGCTTGTTGAAAGAAGGGAAGAAGAACGGCAGGCACTTGAGGAAAAGTATAAAAAAACCGAACAGCGTATCGAAGAGCAGCTTATCAGAGCCATGGAGAAGGTGGAAAAGGAAAAAGGAGATGTTACAGCCCGCAAAACGGATACTCTTCTTTCTTTTGGGACGGCAATCCTGGGCGCCTTTTTCGGGAGAAAGAGCCTCTCAATTTCCTCTATGTCGCGTGCTTCCACCGGTATCAAGAATGTGGGAAGGCTGTCGCGCGATAAAGAGGATGTCAAACATGCCGAAGAGATGGTTAACCGGCTCCGGGAGGAAATCGATCAACTGGCTGCTTTGCTGGAAAAGGAGACAGCCGAAATCGCCGAACGTCTGAAGGCGGAAAATTTTCCCATTGAGACCTTTGCTATCAAGCCGCGCCGGCGGGATATCTTTGACGTCAATGTTTCCATTCTCTGGGAGATGGTACTCTGA